Genomic segment of Tomitella fengzijianii:
GATACTCGCCCCCGTCGTGGGTGATCGTGATCTGCTGGCCGAAGCGGTGGGCGCCCAGCGCGGGGGAGTCCCCCTCGCCCTCGCCGCGCCATACCCCGACGAGCGGAAGCAGTGCCAGCAGCGCCGGATTCAGGTCCGGCCCCTGGCGCAGGTTCGCGGTGTCGTCCGGCAGCGGCAGGCCGGGAAGGTTGCTCAGGTTGCGGTCTGCGGAGCCGGTGCCGGCGGCCCGCTCGGCGGCCTCCGAGACGGCCCGGTTGGCCGAACCCGCAACGGGCGACGGCCCGACCGGTGCGGGAGCGTAGCCTGTGGGGTCGTCGTTCGACGGCCCGGACATCACTGGTCGGGGGACTCGTTCGAGATCGTGCGCATCACCGTGTAGACGGCGAACCATGCGATGGCGATGCTGCACAGGACCAGAAGGATCGTAAAGAAGATTTCCACGCCTGCCATCCTATCGTGATCGGGGTCCGGCGAATGCGCGCAGGGCCGCATGTGCCGGATATCGCGAGCGGGGGCCCGGCACCGCACGGTGCCGGGCCCCCGCGCCCCGGATGCGACCGGGGCGGCGTCACGGTCGGCTACGCGCCGATGGTGATCGTCGTCTCGTGCACGCCCGGCCCGGACGGTGCGATGGTCGTGTCGCCGTTGCCGGCGGACGACAGCGCACGGACGGTCCAGCTGCCCGGTCCGGCGAAGAACCGGAAGTCGCCGGTGGCGGACGCGACGACCTCGGCGGTGAACTCGCCCGACGAGTCGAGGAGACGGACGAACGCGCCGCCCACCGGCTGCCCGTCCTTTCCCGCGACCCGACCCGTGATCACGGTCTCGGTCTCCGCGTCGACCCCGGCGGGAAGGGTCTGACTCTGCACTGGTGCTCCGCACATGGTGATCTCCCTAGTGTGTTCTGGTGCGCTCTCAGGCGCCCTGTTCGACGGGGGCGCCGACGAGCGAGCCGTACTCGACCCAGCTGCCGTCGTAGTTCCTGACGTTCTTCTTGCCGAGGATCTCCTGGAGGACGAACCAGGTGTGGCTGGACCGCTCGCCGATCCGGCAGTAGGCGATGGTCTCCTTGGAGTCGTCGAAGCCCTTCGCGCCGTAAAGCTCGGTGAGCTCCTCGTCGGACTTGAAGGTGCCGTCCTCGTTGGCGGCCTGGCTCCAGGGGACGTTGAGCGCGCCGGGGACGTGGCCGCGGCCCTGCGCCTGCTCCTGCGGGAGATGCGCGGGCGCGGCCAGCTCGCCGGAGAACTCGCCGGGCGAGCGGACGTCGACCAGGTTCTGGTTCCCGATGGCGGCGATGACGTCGTCGCGGTAGGCGCGGATCGACGTGTCGGGCTGCTGCGCCTTGTACTCGGTGGCGGGGCGGTGCACCGCATCGGTGGACAGCGGACGCGCGTCGAGCTCCCACTTCTTGCGGCCGCCGTCGACGAGCTTGACGTCCTTGTGTCCGTAGTACTTCAGGTACCAGTACGCGTACGCGGCGAACCAGTTGTTGTTGCCGCCGTACAGGACGACGGTGTCGTCGGCGGCGATGCCGCGCTCGGAGAGCAACTTGCTGAATCCCTCGCGGTCGAGGAAATCGCGGCGGACGGGGTCCTGCAGGTCCGCGCGCCAGTCCAGGCGCACGGCGCCCTCGATGTGTCCGGTCTCGTACGCGCTGGTGTCTTCGTCGACCTCGACGAAGACGATGCCGTCCGCGCCGATGTTCTTCTGTGCCCAGTCGGTGCTGACCAGGACGTCGGAGCGTGCCATGAGGTTCCTTCCTCGCTGTATCACCGCAGGGGCGGTGACGCTGGGTGTGTGACTCTCGATCAGTCGATGCGAAAATCGTTCCCCGGCAACGTGATGCCGGTGGATTCTGCGGGGCGATCGCGCGGGGGCGACCGGGTCTCCCGGCGGGTGCGGCCGTCATCGCGGCACAGCCCGCCGGCGGGGCACCGGATCCGGCGCCGGCGGCGCCGCACGAAGGCGGCGGGTCCGGCGGCGCGGAATCCGGTCATGTCATTCGCAGGTAGGCGATCATCGGGTACATCCGGCAGCCCAGGCAGAAGCCGAAGGCGGCGTTCAGCAGCGCGGCGAACAGTGCCAGCGCAGTGGCGAGCGCGCCGAGCAGCGGTACTCCCGCCGCGTATCCGGCCACGCCGACTGCCGCGAAGACTAGGCCCACAGTCTGCGCGAAACGCAGGGGCGCCACCGGTTCCCGCTCCGCCGGCGGCGTGATGCGGGGCGCGACGACGTGGGAGAAGAACCAGCCGTACGGGGTGCGGCGCGGGCCGAAGGCGGCGCCGACGGCGAACACCACGGCCTGGACGGCCAGCAGCCACCAGGCGCCGGTGAGCAGGACCGACGCCAGGACCACGGTGGTGACCGCAGCGGCGAATCGGGGGCCGCGGACGTCCACTACCGCGCTCTGCTGCCGGTGCGCCGGACGCTCAGCGTCGCGGTGGGTGGATTCGAGGGACATCGGGTGTGGGCTCCTTGGCTGCTGAGGATGCCGCGCAACGCGAAGAATGCTGCGGCTGCCGGGGATCCGGCGGGGGACTGCATGGGCGGCGTTCTCAGAGGTACCGGCGATCCGGATCGCGCCTCCGAGGGCGGCGATGGTCGGCATGCCCGAGAATCGATGCCGGGTCCGCGGTGGAATCACCGTTGGAAGCGACCTTTGCCTGGCCCGTCTATCAGCAACAGGAACAGCAACAGCCCCCGAGGCGGCACAGGTCTACTGCGCGGCGTCGGGTGAGCATCATTCGCTCGTGGCTTGTCTGCACACGGTGAGACTACCGTGCGCCCTGCGGTCTGCGCCACTCCGGGTGCGAACCGCGCGCATCAGCGGAGACTAGCGCCGTTGCCGCGGTCGCTCAGTGCAGCCGGTCGCTCAGTGCAGCCGGACGCTCAGTGCAGCCGGTCGCTCAGCGCAGCGGGCGCAGCGCTTCAGCGAGCGCGGACGCGTCCGGCACGCCGCTGATCCGGCCGTGGCCGACGCCCTCGGCGTCGTAGATGAAGGTCGTGGGCAGCGACATGACCCGCAGTCGGCGCGCCAACACCGCGTGCTCGTCCAGGTCGAGCTCGAGGTCCTGCACCGGGGCGCCTTCGGGAGCCTCCGCCGCCAGGCGCGCAGACGTGCCGGCCACCACCCGGCGCACCGCCGCGCAGGGGCCGCACCAGGTGGCGGAGAAGTGCACGACAGCGGGGCCGTCGCCGCGCAGCCCCGCGGCGCGCAGCAGCGCCTGCACCCCGGTCTGATCTCCGGACTCCTCTTCGGCCGTGTCGACGTCGCGATCGGCCTGGTCGTCCGGCCGGCCCGCGGGTGCCGGGCGTCGGGCCACCGTCTGTGCGCCGGCCGTGGGCTTCACCGTGCCCGAGCGCGCGCGCAGGACGAGCCCGACGGCCACGGCGAGCACGACCACCAGCACGAGGATCACCGTTCCCGTCATCGATCCCCCTCCGGGACGATCGTGTCCGGTGCCGATCGGAGGTCGGTCAGTCGGACCCGGACGTCGTCGGCGCCGCCCTGGACGACGATGTCGGTCCCGTCGGAGTGCACGCGGGTGGCGTCGAGGCCGTAGGGGAGGTGACGTGCGTCGATGGTGACGGCGAACTGCGGGCCGACGACCTCGATCGACGGGACCGGCTCGGGTTCGATGCCCGGCGCGCCGGCGCGGGGCCACACCGCGCTGGGGACGATCGACAGCATGCCCTTGTCCAGGACCAGATAGGCGACGACGGAGACCGGACTGCGCACGGGGCCGGATTCGTCCGCGGACGTCTGCACCGTCCCGGTCAGCAGCACGCGGTGGGCGCTGAGCGGCGGGCCGTAGGTGAGAGCGCCCGTCCGGGCGGCGTCGTCCGCGTCGGGCGGCTCGGACACCTCCAGGTCCGGGACGCCCAGCAGCCGGCCGAGCGTCGTCTGGCCGATGACCCAGCTCGCAGTGGCGTGCTCCGCGCGGACCGTCGTCCGGGGATCGGAGATTATGCCGCCATCCGGGAAATCCACTCCAGTGAAACGGGTTTCGACCGTGGTGCGGTAAGAGATCGGGGTGGGTACGTCCTGTGCGCTGACGGTGATGGCAGAGGCGTGCCCGCGGGGCACCGACCACAGGAACGGGAAGGCGGAGATCGAGACCTCCGGGTCGCTTCCGAGCGCTGCGCTGTCGCGTACGGCGCGCGATACGCGGTACTCGGTGGCGATCGCAGCGCCGAAGTCGACGACGACGAGCAGAGCCGCCAGCGCTGCCAGTCCCAGGACGAGTTTCCGCACCCGCCCATTGTCGCCGATCCCGCGGGGCGCCCTACGCGCGGTGGGGGCTGCCGATAGAATCGGCGCAAAGCGATGGATCCGCTGTGCGTTTGGGGGACCCGGTCTCCGCGGTCTCGTCCGGGACACAGCGTTCGGGCCGGGACGGCCGGGGCCGTTGGGGGATCCATGGCCTCCGAGAGGGAGTCCGGGTGGAGCTGCTGATGTTGTCGTCCGCGAACGACGCGGCGGCAGTGCTGCCGCCGCTCGGCCTGCTCGCACACGGGGTGGAGGTCGTCTCGTCCCTGGCGGCCGCGCCCGAGCAGGCGATGCGGGCGGACGTCATCGTCGTCGACGCTTTGGCGGATCTGCCGCGGGCGCGCGCGGCGTCGGCCTCGCTGGCGGCCGCGGTGCCGGACGTTCCGGTTCTGATCGTCGTCTCCGAGGGCGACGCAATCGCCTTGAACGCCGAGTGGGGGCTCGCGGATTTCGTGCTGCCCTCCGCAGGGCCCGCCGAGGTGGACGCGCGCCTGCGACTGCTCGGGGCGCAGGCGGCACGGGGCGGCGGCACCGGAGAGCCGGACCAGGCGGAGCAATCGACGGTCACGCTGGGCGAGCTGGTGATCGACGAGCACACCTACACCGCCAGGCTGCGCGGCCGGCCGGTGGATCTGACGTACAAGGAGTTCGAGCTGCTGAAGTTCCTGTGCCAAAGCCCGGGGCGGGTGTACACGCGTGCGCAGCTGTTGCACGAGGTGTGGGGCTACGACTACTTCGGCGGTACCAGGACGGTCGACGTGCACGTCCGCCGTCTGCGCGCGAAACTCGGCAGCGAGTACGAGTCCATGATCGGTACCGTTCGGAATGTGGGGTACAAGTCGGTTCCGCAGCCGGGTTCACGCGAACAGGGCGACTGACACCGCAGGATCCGGCGCCGGTGGTGCCCATGCCGTTGGATGCGTGCCGCGCGGAGGACTCGACGCGGCACCTGTGCGAGGAGGTCGGGAAATGTCTGGTCCACGGGATCGAGAGGGCGGCGCCGGGGCGCGGGGCGGTGCGGGCGGCCACAATCTGCGGCGCACCTCGCAGCTGACGCAGGAGGAGGCGGACGCGGTGCGGTCGGCGGTCGCCGTGTCGACCCGCGTGGACGGGGTGGAGCCGATCGGTGACGGTCCGATGCGCAGCCTCGCCGGCGGCGCCGGGACGCGCCACCTGCTGGTGCACGACGGGTCCGGACGGCTGCTGGCCTATGCCAATATCGAGGCTCCCGGGACGCCGCACGCGATGGTCGAAGCGTTCGTCGTTCCGGACGCGCGGGGCAGGGGCATAGCGTCGGCGCTGCTGCACGCCGCCACCACGGAGGCAGGGTCGCAAGGGCGCATCTGGGCGCACGGGGACGGGGTGGCGGCACGCGCTGTCGCCGAGCGCATGGACATGGACGTCCGACGTGAGTTGCTGCAGCTCTCCCGGCCGCTGACGGACCCCGCGCTGCCGCCGTCGCGGATGCCGGAGGGCATCTCGTTCCGCACGTTCCGCGATGCCGACGAGGACGAGCTGCTGCGCGTCAACAACGCGGCCTTCAGCTGGCACCCGGAGCAGGGCGGGTGGACGTCCGGGGACTTCGACGAGCACCGCGCGCAGCCCTGGTTCGACCCCGACGGCATCTTCCTCGCGTTCGACGAGGCGCAACCGGGCGCGCTCCTGGGCTTCCATTGGACCAAGGTCCACGCGGCGCGCGGCGACGAACCCGCCCTCGGCGAGGTCTACGTGCTGGGCGTGGACCCGGGTGCGCAGGGGCGCGGGCTGGGGTCGGCGCTCACTCTGGTCGGCCTCGAGCATCTGCGTGACCAGGGGTTGGCGACGGTGATGCTCTACGTGGAGGGGGACAACACCGCGGCGGTCAATACCTATACGCGCCTGGGCTTCACACGCGCGCGCGCCGACGTGGCCTACGGGTGGTCGAGCTGACGGCGGACCTGCGGTGATCGTCACCCACCGTTCCGCGCGCGTTCACCCGGCCGCAGCAGCGCGGTAATCCCGGTCTCTTAGCGTTCGCATCGACGGCAGGGCGCCGTCGATGCGAACCGAGGGGAACGAGTGCAGACACCACAGCTGCAGGACGGCCGCACGGCAGGGCGCGACCGTCAGTCGATTCGACGGATCACCGGTGCCGGGCGGGCGGCAGGGACGCTGGGGCTCGCGGCCGTGACGGTCATGACGGTCGCGGCATGCGGCAGCGACAACAACAGTGCCGCGACCAGCGCCGCTGCCACCGGCGCGGCAGCCGCCGCGGCGGACTTCCAGGTCGATTGCCAGGACAGCCGCGCGTTGTCCGCCGCCGGTTCGTCGGCGCAGAAGAACGCGATGGACCAGTTCACGGCCGCATACATCGCGGCATGCGGCGACGCCGGAGCCAATCTGGCGTACACCGCGAGCGGTTCCGGCGACGGGCGCAAGCAGTTCATCGGCGACCAGGTGGACTTCGCCGGTTCGGACTCCGCGATCACAGGCGACCAGAAGCAGCAGGCGGCTGCCCGGTGCGGCGGCGAGGTGTGGAACCTCCCGATGGTGTTCGGACCGGTTGCGCTCGCTTACAACCTTCCGGGGGTGGACGGGCTGATTCTCGACGGCCCGACGGCGGCGAAGATCTTCTCCGGCCAGGTGACCACCTGGAACGACCCGGCGATCGCCGCGTTGAACCCGGACTCCGAACTTCCCGACACGCCGATCGGCGTCGTGTACCGCTCCGACTCGTCCGGCACCACCGACAACTTCCAGACCTACCTGGAGGCGGCGTCGGACGGGGTGTGGACGAAGGGTGCGG
This window contains:
- a CDS encoding DUF1416 domain-containing protein, producing the protein MCGAPVQSQTLPAGVDAETETVITGRVAGKDGQPVGGAFVRLLDSSGEFTAEVVASATGDFRFFAGPGSWTVRALSSAGNGDTTIAPSGPGVHETTITIGA
- a CDS encoding sulfurtransferase — encoded protein: MARSDVLVSTDWAQKNIGADGIVFVEVDEDTSAYETGHIEGAVRLDWRADLQDPVRRDFLDREGFSKLLSERGIAADDTVVLYGGNNNWFAAYAYWYLKYYGHKDVKLVDGGRKKWELDARPLSTDAVHRPATEYKAQQPDTSIRAYRDDVIAAIGNQNLVDVRSPGEFSGELAAPAHLPQEQAQGRGHVPGALNVPWSQAANEDGTFKSDEELTELYGAKGFDDSKETIAYCRIGERSSHTWFVLQEILGKKNVRNYDGSWVEYGSLVGAPVEQGA
- a CDS encoding DUF4395 domain-containing protein: MSLESTHRDAERPAHRQQSAVVDVRGPRFAAAVTTVVLASVLLTGAWWLLAVQAVVFAVGAAFGPRRTPYGWFFSHVVAPRITPPAEREPVAPLRFAQTVGLVFAAVGVAGYAAGVPLLGALATALALFAALLNAAFGFCLGCRMYPMIAYLRMT
- a CDS encoding putative leader peptide, translated to MMLTRRRAVDLCRLGGCCCSCC
- a CDS encoding thioredoxin family protein; the encoded protein is MTGTVILVLVVVLAVAVGLVLRARSGTVKPTAGAQTVARRPAPAGRPDDQADRDVDTAEEESGDQTGVQALLRAAGLRGDGPAVVHFSATWCGPCAAVRRVVAGTSARLAAEAPEGAPVQDLELDLDEHAVLARRLRVMSLPTTFIYDAEGVGHGRISGVPDASALAEALRPLR
- a CDS encoding LmeA family phospholipid-binding protein, translating into MRKLVLGLAALAALLVVVDFGAAIATEYRVSRAVRDSAALGSDPEVSISAFPFLWSVPRGHASAITVSAQDVPTPISYRTTVETRFTGVDFPDGGIISDPRTTVRAEHATASWVIGQTTLGRLLGVPDLEVSEPPDADDAARTGALTYGPPLSAHRVLLTGTVQTSADESGPVRSPVSVVAYLVLDKGMLSIVPSAVWPRAGAPGIEPEPVPSIEVVGPQFAVTIDARHLPYGLDATRVHSDGTDIVVQGGADDVRVRLTDLRSAPDTIVPEGDR
- a CDS encoding winged helix-turn-helix domain-containing protein, which codes for MELLMLSSANDAAAVLPPLGLLAHGVEVVSSLAAAPEQAMRADVIVVDALADLPRARAASASLAAAVPDVPVLIVVSEGDAIALNAEWGLADFVLPSAGPAEVDARLRLLGAQAARGGGTGEPDQAEQSTVTLGELVIDEHTYTARLRGRPVDLTYKEFELLKFLCQSPGRVYTRAQLLHEVWGYDYFGGTRTVDVHVRRLRAKLGSEYESMIGTVRNVGYKSVPQPGSREQGD
- the mshD gene encoding mycothiol synthase: MRRTSQLTQEEADAVRSAVAVSTRVDGVEPIGDGPMRSLAGGAGTRHLLVHDGSGRLLAYANIEAPGTPHAMVEAFVVPDARGRGIASALLHAATTEAGSQGRIWAHGDGVAARAVAERMDMDVRRELLQLSRPLTDPALPPSRMPEGISFRTFRDADEDELLRVNNAAFSWHPEQGGWTSGDFDEHRAQPWFDPDGIFLAFDEAQPGALLGFHWTKVHAARGDEPALGEVYVLGVDPGAQGRGLGSALTLVGLEHLRDQGLATVMLYVEGDNTAAVNTYTRLGFTRARADVAYGWSS
- the pstS gene encoding phosphate ABC transporter substrate-binding protein PstS → MTVAACGSDNNSAATSAAATGAAAAAADFQVDCQDSRALSAAGSSAQKNAMDQFTAAYIAACGDAGANLAYTASGSGDGRKQFIGDQVDFAGSDSAITGDQKQQAAARCGGEVWNLPMVFGPVALAYNLPGVDGLILDGPTAAKIFSGQVTTWNDPAIAALNPDSELPDTPIGVVYRSDSSGTTDNFQTYLEAASDGVWTKGAGSDFVGGVGNGSKGSAGVAQAVSAAEGSITYVEASFATQSGLQSAQIDSGAGPVELTPENAATAISQVEFVEPGGNDMAMDLTSIYGTEAPGAYPLVLATYEIVCGSGYDEQTAGAVKSFLKVAAGPGQRGLADIGYVPLPDDLRARLTGAIDSITAG